From the Chryseobacterium sp. G0201 genome, the window ATTTCCTTTTGGTAAATCTGAAACATCTAAACTTAAAATATTTTTCACAGAAGTTGATTTTAAAATAGCTCCTACTGAATTATAGATCTTCACATTTTTCACTTCAGTACCGAAGATAAGCTCATTTTCTTTTACAAATCCATTTTGGATGAAATTGAACTTTCTGGAATTATTGTAAATATCCGAAACCGCTAATGTCCCACCGGAAGAATTACCCGGAGAAGCTGTCGCAATGGTAAAATCTACTACATTATTGTTAGTATCACCCGAGATTCTTGTAATAGAAGTCGTAGTGGTTGGTGATGGCGCAGGTCCCGGCCCTTCAAATTGATCCGCTGTAGAACCATATCCTACAAAATCTAATACATTTGTAGCCGTAGGTCCTGTAACCTGTGTTGCATTACTCGCCAGGACAATTTTACCTGAGGTAACAGCAATTCCGATTCCGACAGAAGGATTTGGATTTCCGTTAAAATTAATAACAGTAGTTGCAATAAAATCCGGAGTTGGGAGATCAACAGTTCCGCCACCGCCAGTTGCTTCCTGAATCAAGTAAGCTTGTCCTGGACTCAAAGTAATGGTCGGTAAATTATGATATTGAGTAAAAGCTCCTGTAGCCGGAGCATATTGAATGGTCGCCCCTGTTAAAGTAGCTACCGCCGAACCAATATTTTTCAGTTCTATGAAATCATTCTTCAATGTTGATCCCGAATTTCCGCCGCCGCCGTATATTTCGCTGATAACAATCTGAGCATTCGTTAATGCAACCGTCGAAAGTAATCCGACAATAGTAAAAAGTTTTTTCATAATAATACGATTTTGTGTGATGTTATCATGAAAAAGCAAAAATAATACCGAAATAACATCATTAAAATCAATAATATATTAAAATATTTCAACAAAACATAAAATAATTCACTTAAATAAATATTATTTATACTTGATACATTTTATTTAATGTAAATTTAATTCAATAAAAAACCGCTGCTTCAATGAAACAGCGGTCTATATATCTAAAAATTATTTCAGATTAGTCTTTCAAGATTTTTTGAGAAACCGGTTGGTTATTTACCGTTCCTGTAACGATGTAGTTACCTTTTGATAATTCAGCAACATTTAAAGTTTCATTTTCTTTTACAGAAGCAGTTTTTACAACTTGACCAAACATATTGTAAACTTTTACATCTCTAGCCTGAGATCCGAAAGTAATTCCTTCATTTTTAACGAAAGTGTTTTTAACGAAGTTTCCTTTTACTTTAGATAGATCAGAAACAGCTAAAGTTCCTGTACTAGAATTTTGTGGAGTTGGTGTACCTGATACAAAATCAGCACCATTATTGTTAGTATCCCCACTAAATCTAGCAATTGAAGTTGTATTAGATGGTGCCGGTGCAGCTGCTGCTCCCTCAAAATAACTTGCAGTTGCTCCAAATCCAACAAAATCAATTACGTTAGTACTTGTTGCAGAAGTCACAGCCGTGCTGCTAGAAGTTAATGCAACTTTACCAGCCGTTCCAGACAAGTTAATTGCACCTGTAAAATCTGGAGTTGGCAAATCTACCCCATTTGCACCTCCTGCTTCCTGAATTAAATAAGTTTGTCCTGAAGCCAAAGTTATATTTGGTAAAGAATGTGTACTTGTTCCTCCATTAAAAGTTCCCGTTGCTGATGCATATTGTATAAATGCTCCTGTTAAAGTAACCGAAGATGAACCAATATTTTTCAACTCAATAAAATCATTTTTGTAAGGAGCACCTGAGTTACCTCCTCCTCCATAAACTTCATTAATCACAATCTGAGCATTTGCAGACGAAATAATAGCAATCCCTAAAATAGTAAAGATTTTTTTCATAACTTAAATTTTTAATTATTAATAATTTACAGCACAAAATTACATTGTTTTTTCTATTGAATACAATAATTGGATTAATTTTTTGTTAATAACGCTAAAAGGCTTACCATTAACATTTTTTAAGTATTTTTACCAATTATTATTAAAAGCTTGCGGAATTTTATCCTATTATTCTCTTTGTTTTTTATGGGCCTATTCTTGGGAAATGCTCAGGTCTTTTCGTGGAAAAACCCCAATATTCCGGAAGACAGTATAAAAAAGGACAGTATTCTTGCTGCCAGACTAGAACAGGACATTTTCACAAAAGATACCTTAGACTTTGTAAGAACCAGCAACAGAATTATTGTAGATGAAGCTGTATTGGCTAAAAATGATAAAAAAAGATTCTTAGGAGAACTAAATTCTAAAGGTTCAATTATTAGAGGGATAACTTTTGGTAACAATCAGGGGCAGTCTGTACAAAGTTCGATGGATCTGCAAATTTCCGGGAGACTTTCTAAAGATGTAACTATTCTGGCCAGTATTTCGGATCATAATTTACCTATTCAGGCAGACGGATACACGCAAACTTTGGAGGAATTTGATAAGATCTACATGCAGCTTAATATTAAGGATAAATCTATTCTTAGAGCCGGACATCTTGATCTTAATGAATCTAAAAACTATTTCGCAAAGTACCAAAGACGAAGTATGGGACTTCAGTTCCAGACAGAATTTGGAAAGGACAATAAAACTTTTGTAGATGTTTCAATGGGCGTGGCTCGAAGTGAGTTTCATAGAGTTCGTTTTCAAGGGGTTGAAGGAAATCAGGGACCTTATCGTTTAACCGGTAAAAACGGTGAACAGTTTATCACCTTAATTTCAGGTTCTGAACAGGTTTTTATTGATGGTATTTTAATGAAACGTGGCGAAAACCAGGATTATATCATTAATTATAATACAGGTGAGGTAACTTTTACCAGTTTCCGACCTATTTTCCAGCAAAATTTCATTACTATTTCTTATAATTATGCGAATAGAAATTATTCGAGATATTTATTTACAGGAAAACTTGAGCATAAGAGAGAAAAAATGAAGGTGGGCTTAAGCTGGTTCATGGAAAATGATAACAAAAATGCTCCTTTAGCGCTTAATCTTTCTAAAGAGGATGAACAGATCCTGGCAGATGCAGGAAATGATCCTAATTTAATGTACGCTCCGTCAGGCGTGATCACCGAATATGATGTCAATAAGATTTTATATAAATTGACACAAAACGGTAATGGAAACTTCTACGAATTTTCCACCGATCCTAATGAAACGCTTTATCAGGTTTCATTCACCTATTTCGGAATCAATCTTGGAGATTATAAAATTACGCAGACCACCAATAACGGTCGTGTTTTTGAATATGTAGGACCGAATGCAGGAGATTACAGAGCCGTAAGAAAACTGCCTTCGCCACAAAAATCTCAGGTATATTCTGTAAATTCTGAATTTTTACTAAAAGACGGAAAAATTGGAGCTGATTTTTCATTAAGTAATTATGATTTAAACTTATTCTCTTCAAAAGATTCAGATCAAAATATTGGCTATGCAGGTCGTATTTTCGGGAATAAAACGTTCACAAAAAACAACTGGAAAGGTACTCCAAGTTTTGAGTATCAATATATAGATAAGCAATTCCATATTTTAGACAGAATTAATGATGTAGAATTTTCAAGAGATTTCAACTTGGCTCAGGAATTCAGTGGAAGAACGCAAAACAGATTTATTTTCAGCTTTTTAAATAAATGGAATAATAAATCTACCTTAAACTACCGTATCAATTATCTTGATGAGCAAGATTCTTATAAAGGAATGAAGAATGATCTGGATTTTGGCTGGATCAAAGGAAAATTTTTCACAAAAGGAAATTTATCTTATTTAAATACTAATGCTATTCAGCAGGATACGAAATTCATTAGAGGTGGTGTTTCTACAGAATTCACAGGCGCAAAAGGAAGCTGGGCAGTCGGTGGAAGTATGGAACACAACGAGAAAAAATATAATGACACCCAGTTGATGGATGTTACAAGTTTTAGTTGGAAAGAACTATTTGTTCAGAAGAAAATCGGTGACAGTACGAGAACTAAATTATTGGCGAAAGTTTACATGAGAGATAATGACTCTGTACGCGACAACAGACTTCAAAATATGAATAATATTTTAGGAGTTATGGTGGAAAGTCAGCTTATTAAAACAGAAAAAACAACCTTAAACGCATTAGTTCATTACAGAAAATTCTTCTATCAAAATCAGGATATTGATGTATCAAGAAACAATGATTTCGTGGTAGGAAACATTCTTTATAATCAACAGCTTTTCAGAAATGGTATGCGCTTGCAGGCTTTTTATGAATTAGGAAACGGACAGGAAGCGCAAAGAGAATTTCAATATCTAAAAGTTACAGACGGACAGGGTATTTATAAATGGACCGATTATAACGGGGATGGCGTTCAACAGCTTGACGAATTTGAAATTGCAGAATATTCGGATCTAG encodes:
- a CDS encoding lamin tail domain-containing protein, whose product is MKKLFTIVGLLSTVALTNAQIVISEIYGGGGNSGSTLKNDFIELKNIGSAVATLTGATIQYAPATGAFTQYHNLPTITLSPGQAYLIQEATGGGGTVDLPTPDFIATTVINFNGNPNPSVGIGIAVTSGKIVLASNATQVTGPTATNVLDFVGYGSTADQFEGPGPAPSPTTTTSITRISGDTNNNVVDFTIATASPGNSSGGTLAVSDIYNNSRKFNFIQNGFVKENELIFGTEVKNVKIYNSVGAILKSTSVKNILSLDVSDLPKGNYIVTGTIDNEPVSQKILKD
- a CDS encoding T9SS type A sorting domain-containing protein, whose protein sequence is MKKIFTILGIAIISSANAQIVINEVYGGGGNSGAPYKNDFIELKNIGSSSVTLTGAFIQYASATGTFNGGTSTHSLPNITLASGQTYLIQEAGGANGVDLPTPDFTGAINLSGTAGKVALTSSSTAVTSATSTNVIDFVGFGATASYFEGAAAAPAPSNTTSIARFSGDTNNNGADFVSGTPTPQNSSTGTLAVSDLSKVKGNFVKNTFVKNEGITFGSQARDVKVYNMFGQVVKTASVKENETLNVAELSKGNYIVTGTVNNQPVSQKILKD